In Anseongella ginsenosidimutans, one genomic interval encodes:
- a CDS encoding MBL fold metallo-hydrolase — protein sequence MNLYTIHAGYFKLDGGAMFGVVPQSIWKKFNPPDANNMCSWATRCLLVEDGNRLILIDNGLGDKQSEKFFSYYYRHGEASLERSLHQAGFDFGDITDVLLTHLHFDHCGGSIQYNAAGTALEPAFPRAIYWSNEDHWKWAVEPNAREKASFLKENILPIQESGQLKFVKDGKEFGENISIQLVKGHTESMMLPLIRYKGNTLAFCADLFPSVGHLPVPYIMAYDTRPLLTLEEKKQFLENAVENEYILFFEHDPVNECVTLQRTERGIREKELIALSDI from the coding sequence ATGAACCTATATACTATCCACGCAGGTTATTTTAAGCTGGACGGGGGAGCCATGTTCGGCGTGGTGCCGCAGTCGATATGGAAGAAGTTCAATCCGCCCGATGCAAATAATATGTGCAGCTGGGCCACCCGCTGCCTGCTTGTTGAAGACGGAAACCGGCTGATCCTTATAGACAATGGCCTGGGAGATAAACAAAGCGAGAAATTTTTCAGCTATTATTACCGGCATGGCGAGGCTTCCCTCGAAAGGTCCCTGCATCAGGCGGGGTTCGACTTCGGCGATATTACCGATGTATTGTTAACGCACCTGCATTTTGATCATTGCGGGGGTAGCATACAGTACAATGCCGCCGGAACCGCGCTGGAACCCGCTTTCCCCAGGGCAATTTACTGGAGCAATGAAGATCACTGGAAATGGGCGGTAGAACCGAATGCGCGTGAAAAAGCGTCATTTTTGAAAGAAAACATCCTGCCTATTCAGGAAAGCGGCCAGCTGAAATTCGTAAAAGACGGAAAGGAGTTTGGTGAAAACATCAGTATTCAGCTGGTAAAGGGGCATACAGAATCCATGATGCTGCCGCTAATACGCTATAAAGGTAATACATTGGCCTTTTGCGCCGATCTTTTCCCTTCCGTCGGACATTTGCCTGTACCGTATATAATGGCTTATGATACCCGCCCCTTGCTTACCCTTGAGGAGAAAAAACAATTCCTGGAGAACGCTGTTGAAAATGAGTATATTTTGTTTTTTGAACATGATCCTGTTAATGAATGTGTTACATTACAGAGAACAGAGCGGGGAATAAGGGAAAAAGAGTTAATAGCTCTAAGTGATATTTAA
- a CDS encoding flavodoxin reductase, which yields MEENSVKILSAEPVTHNVKRFRVEKPQGYSFVPGQATEVAIDDPRWREEKRPFTFTGLNEWPYLEFTIKIYNDHDGVTNELGKLEAGDRLILHDVWGAIAFKGPGTFLAGGAGITPFIAIFRDLHTQKGLEGSKLYFSNRTDRDIILKEELEEYFGNDFHNVITGDKNTLYEHGYINSEYIRNHIRDLSQHFYICGPDAFVQDISGILEEAGANTDALVFEK from the coding sequence ATGGAAGAAAATAGTGTAAAGATTCTGTCTGCCGAGCCGGTAACGCATAATGTAAAGCGTTTTCGCGTTGAAAAACCCCAGGGGTATTCCTTTGTTCCCGGGCAGGCGACGGAAGTAGCCATTGACGATCCCCGCTGGCGGGAAGAAAAACGCCCCTTCACCTTCACCGGCTTAAATGAATGGCCGTATCTTGAATTCACGATCAAGATTTACAATGACCATGACGGGGTCACCAATGAGCTTGGTAAGCTGGAAGCCGGTGACCGCTTGATACTTCATGATGTATGGGGAGCAATTGCCTTTAAAGGGCCGGGGACATTCCTGGCAGGCGGAGCGGGGATCACCCCGTTTATTGCTATTTTCCGGGACCTGCACACGCAAAAAGGCCTGGAAGGCTCTAAGCTTTATTTTTCAAACAGGACGGACAGGGACATTATCCTGAAAGAGGAACTGGAAGAATATTTTGGAAATGATTTCCATAATGTGATTACAGGCGATAAAAATACCCTTTATGAACATGGATATATAAACTCGGAATACATCCGGAATCATATCCGGGATCTCAGCCAGCATTTTTATATCTGCGGCCCGGATGCTTTTGTGCAGGATATTTCCGGGATACTGGAAGAAGCAGGAGCAAATACCGATGCACTGGTATTCGAAAAATAA
- a CDS encoding sugar phosphate isomerase/epimerase family protein codes for MSSNRNRRAFIRRVSALSLLAGAGGVLPASLISCVQGNKKQGSAAESDSLAAESGSAGELFFKISLAEWSLHRALRKGDLDNLGFPAKAKNEFGIDAVEYVNQFFMDKAKDKTYLGELKKRCDDLGVTSVRIMIDEEGDLGNVDEAARTKALENHYKWVEAAQFLGCTDIRVNARGEGPAEEVAAAAADGLGRLSTFAKDYNIAIIVENHGGYSSNGEWLAGVMKTVNDSNCGTLPDFGNFCIERTEPEEETIEAYMATKCLKDYDMYKGVKEMMPFAKGVSAKSYAFDNQGKETTIDYPKMMQIVKDAGYTSYVGIEYEGVGNISEDEGIRKTLELLKKTGAALS; via the coding sequence ATGTCATCTAACAGAAATCGCAGGGCGTTTATCCGGAGGGTTAGCGCCTTATCCCTGCTTGCGGGAGCAGGAGGAGTATTGCCTGCTTCTCTTATCAGCTGCGTTCAGGGAAACAAAAAACAGGGAAGCGCGGCAGAAAGCGACTCCCTCGCCGCAGAAAGCGGAAGCGCCGGGGAGTTATTCTTTAAGATATCCCTGGCAGAATGGTCGCTTCACCGCGCCCTGAGAAAAGGAGACCTTGACAACCTGGGCTTTCCGGCGAAAGCCAAAAATGAATTCGGCATAGATGCCGTGGAATATGTAAACCAGTTCTTCATGGACAAGGCGAAGGATAAAACCTATCTTGGTGAACTGAAAAAACGATGTGATGACCTGGGAGTTACCAGCGTCCGCATCATGATCGATGAAGAAGGCGATCTGGGGAACGTCGATGAGGCAGCGCGTACCAAGGCCCTGGAGAACCATTATAAATGGGTAGAAGCGGCACAATTCCTCGGTTGCACGGACATTCGTGTAAACGCGAGGGGAGAAGGCCCCGCTGAAGAAGTCGCCGCAGCCGCTGCGGACGGACTTGGGAGGCTCAGCACCTTTGCGAAGGATTATAACATCGCCATTATTGTAGAAAACCATGGCGGGTACTCCTCGAACGGGGAATGGCTGGCGGGCGTGATGAAAACAGTGAACGACAGCAATTGCGGTACGCTCCCTGATTTTGGTAATTTTTGCATTGAACGTACTGAGCCCGAAGAAGAAACTATAGAAGCTTACATGGCAACGAAATGCCTGAAAGATTACGACATGTATAAAGGTGTTAAGGAAATGATGCCTTTTGCAAAAGGAGTAAGCGCCAAATCCTATGCCTTTGACAACCAGGGTAAAGAAACGACGATTGACTATCCGAAAATGATGCAGATCGTCAAGGATGCAGGTTATACCAGCTATGTAGGGATTGAATATGAAGGCGTTGGAAACATCAGCGAGGACGAAGGCATCCGCAAAACGCTGGAACTGCTCAAAAAAACAGGCGCAGCTTTGTCCTGA
- a CDS encoding sigma-70 family RNA polymerase sigma factor, translating to MRQLKITQSITNRESQSLDKYLHEIGKVDLISAEEEVILAQKIRQGDQAALERLTKTNLRFVVSVAKQYQNQGLTLGDLINEGNLGLIKAAKRFDETKGFKFISYAVWWIRQSILQAIAEQSRIVRLPLNQVGSLSKIGKAYSRLEQEFEREPSPDELAEILETTVDKVSDTLSNSGRHVSMDAPFVQGEENTLLDVLENTDTPNTDSILIGESLSEEIRRALSTLTEREREIITLFFGLGSQQPLSLEEIGEQFNLTRERVRQIKDKALQRLRHTSRSKILKSYLG from the coding sequence ATGAGACAACTTAAGATCACGCAGTCAATCACCAATCGTGAAAGTCAGTCTTTGGACAAGTACTTGCATGAAATTGGAAAAGTTGACCTCATCTCGGCGGAGGAGGAAGTAATCCTGGCGCAGAAGATCAGGCAAGGCGATCAGGCAGCATTGGAGCGCCTTACCAAGACCAACCTGCGTTTTGTGGTTTCCGTGGCGAAACAATATCAGAACCAGGGCCTGACCCTGGGTGATTTGATCAATGAAGGCAACCTTGGCCTTATTAAAGCGGCCAAACGCTTTGATGAAACCAAGGGATTCAAATTTATTTCATACGCGGTTTGGTGGATCCGGCAGTCCATTCTGCAGGCCATCGCCGAGCAGTCGCGAATTGTCCGTCTGCCTCTTAATCAGGTAGGCTCTTTAAGTAAGATCGGGAAAGCTTATTCCCGCCTGGAACAGGAGTTCGAACGGGAACCCTCCCCGGATGAGCTGGCAGAGATACTGGAAACGACCGTGGACAAGGTGTCCGATACGCTGAGCAATTCGGGCCGCCATGTTTCCATGGATGCACCGTTTGTACAGGGAGAGGAAAACACCTTGCTGGACGTGCTGGAAAATACCGATACGCCGAATACGGACAGTATCCTGATCGGTGAATCCCTTTCTGAGGAGATCAGGCGGGCGCTGTCTACCCTTACTGAAAGAGAACGGGAAATCATCACGCTTTTCTTCGGCCTGGGGAGCCAGCAGCCTCTTTCGCTAGAAGAGATCGGAGAACAATTCAACCTTACCAGGGAGCGTGTCCGTCAAATCAAGGACAAAGCGCTGCAACGGTTAAGGCATACTTCCCGAAGCAAGATCCTAAAGTCATACCTGGGTTAA